One Perca flavescens isolate YP-PL-M2 chromosome 14, PFLA_1.0, whole genome shotgun sequence genomic window carries:
- the LOC114568492 gene encoding gastrula zinc finger protein XlCGF8.2DB-like produces MEELINRVLEKQISVLKSVIYSALRGVLAEMNASQQHIGAEPEMQGNHESALNSLKHDSTCKKTFSCSECGKRFGQKGNLTRHMITHTGEKPYSCSVCNESFTRSENVRSHMRTHTGEKPFSCSVCKKSFTQSGDLLKHMRTHTGEKPFSCSVCKKSFTERGSLRSHMVVHTGEKLFSCSFCKKSFTERGSLRSHMVVHTGEKPFSCSVCNKSFTQRGSLQSHRVVHTGEKPFSCSVCKKSFTQRGSLRSHMAVVHIGEKRFSCSVCNKRFSRRSHVKTHKCLAFAKPTRLHGNNQDVYHAIKEDEPEAPPHIKEEEEELFPFTPVPVKSEDDEEKATKPETFGNTSDPFWFGICRVVFQSQQLQTETFGNTDTDANVYQQSLHYR; encoded by the exons ATGGAGGAATTAATCAACCGGGTCTTGGAGAAGCAGATAAGTGTGCTTAAATCAGTGATCTACAGCGCACTGAGGGGAGTGCTGGCTGAAATGAATGCCTCGCAGCAACACATCGGGGCAGAACCAGAGATGCAGGGAAATCATG agtcagctttaaactctctaaAACATGATTCAAcatgtaagaaaacattcagctgctctgagtgtgggaaaaGATTTGGCCAAAAGGGAAATCTGACTAGACACATGAttactcacacaggagagaaaccttatagctgctcagtttgtaatgAATCTTTTACACGGAGTGAAAATGTACGGtcacacatgagaactcacacaggagaaaaaccttttagctgctcagtttgtaaaaaATCATTTACACAGAGTGGAGATTTACTaaaacacatgagaactcacacaggagaaaaacctttcagctgctcagtctgtaagaaatcttttacagaAAGAGGAAGTTTACGGTCCCACATGGttgtccacacaggagaaaagcTTTTCAGCTGCTCAttctgtaagaaatcttttacagaAAGAGGAAGTTTACGGTCCCACATGgtagtccacacaggagaaaaacctttcagctgctcagtctgtaataaatcttttacacagagaggAAGTTTACAGTCACACAGGgtagtccacacaggagaaaaacctttcagctgctcagtttgtaagaaatcttttacacagagaggAAGTTTACGGTCACATATGGCTGTAGTTCACATAGGAGAGAAaagattcagctgcagtgtttgtaacaaaagattttccCGGCGTTCTCAtgtcaaaacacataaatgt CTGGCcttcgccaaacccaccagactccatggaAATAATCAGGACGTTTATCATG CGATTAAAGAAGACGAGCCGGAggcccccccacacattaaagaggaagaggaggaactgTTCCCATTCACCCCTGTCCccgtgaagagtgaagatgatgaagagaaag CCACTAAAccagagacatttggaaacacttctgacccgttttggtttggaatctgcagAGTTGTGTTTCAGTCTCAACAGCTCCAAACGGAGACTTTTGGCAACACCGACACTGACGCCAACGTTTACCAGCAGAGTCTCCACTATCGCTGA